The following are encoded together in the Vidua macroura isolate BioBank_ID:100142 chromosome 6, ASM2450914v1, whole genome shotgun sequence genome:
- the SIGIRR gene encoding single Ig IL-1-related receptor isoform X1, whose amino-acid sequence MADLCSVPPEILVPAANETLDLLLGSRVELNCTVRWASTEHCQPIPTWSKDGQWLSSGSSQDTVCIPPCPVRSGQNSSEQLLASVLQLNLTHDADFGVFACWISNATATFTLRQAEVVGHVPAVLAALLVLVLLVLLAVLYVQCRLNVLLWYRDRYGELEINDGKLYDAYVSHTTAPDDRKFIHFIVKPQLENRHGYKLFLDEQNILPNSEPSADLIMNVSRCRRLIVVLSVAYLEQEWCNSSFREGLWRLLELSRKPIFIVFESQYREITHPAITLLKQHRSAVTLLVWRAGSMTPSSDFWKELCLALPRKVSFPGSVGDPQTQLQEDKDPMLILHSSYLDNAGDLDPDGDLGTGLRGRVFGSPPPPRLGGRGTPGDPASSGMEDAQLRDGQRSELDVSDLGSRNYGARTDFYCLVTEDDI is encoded by the exons ATGGCAG ACCTTTGCAGCGTGCCCCCCGAAATCCTGGTGCCAGCTGCCAACGAGACGCTggacctgctgctggggagccGGGTTGAGCTGAACTGCACCGTGCGCTGGGCGAGCACCGAGCACTGccagcccattcccacctgGAGCAAGGATGGGCAGTGGCTGAGCAGCGGGAGCAGCCAGGACACTGTCTG CATCCCCCCATGTCCTGTCAGGTCTGGCCAAAACTCCtcggagcagctcctggccagcgtcctgcagctcaACCTCACCCACGATGCCGATTTCGGGGTGTTTGCCTGCTGGATCAGCAACGCCACGGCCACCTTCACCCTGCGGCAAGCAG AGGTGGTGGGGCACGTGCCAGCGGTGCTGGCAGCCCTCCTGGTCCtggtgctcctggtgctcctggcCGTGCTCTATGTCCAGTGCCGCCTGAATGTGCTCCTCTGGTACCGGGACCGCTACGGAGAGCTGGAGATCAACG ATGGGAAGCTCTACGATGCCTACGTCTCCCACACCACCGCCCCCGATGACCGAAAGTTCATCCACTTCATCGTGAAGCCGCAGCTGGAAAACCGCCACGGCTACAAGCTCTTCCTGGACGAGCAGAACATCTTGCCCAACTCAG AGCCATCAGCTGACCTCATCATGAATGTCAGCCGGTGCCGGCGCCTCATCGTGGTGCTCTCAGTCGCGTACCTGGAGCAGGAGTGGTGCAACAGCAGCTTCAG GGAAGGGctctggaggctgctggagctTTCCAGGAAACCCATCTTCATCGTCTTCGAGAGCCAGTACCGGGAGATCACTCACCCCGCCATCACCCTGCTGAAGCAGCACCGAAGTGCAGTGACCCTGCTGGTGTGGAGAGCTGGCTCCATG ACCCCATCGTCGGATttctggaaggagctgtgcctgGCCCTGCCGCGCAAGGTGTCCTTCCCGGGCAGCGTGGGGGACCCGCAgacccagctgcaggaggacaaGGACCCCATGCTGATCCTGCACAGCAGCTACCTGGACAACGCGGGAGACCTGGACCCGGACGGGGACCTGGGCACAG gcctCCGAGGGCGCGTCTTCgggagccccccgcccccccgccTCGGTGGGCGCGGCACTCCCGGGGATCCGGCATCCAGCGGGATGGAGGACGCGCAGCTGCGGGATGGGCAGCGCTCCGAGCTCGACGTCTCGGATCTGGGATCGCGCAACTACGGTGCCCGCACGGACTTCTACTGCCTGGTGACAGAGGATGACATCTGA
- the PKP3 gene encoding plakophilin-3 encodes MAMVAVGIPGDFLQHHEGGRDSGSAVGPGPPPGPLAVLKILRSPGEPRDPSLGGEASVFHAKPRRGDWLGEVRGGPARPTPAADAGAHPHPAAPRGAPARPRMLQDNGPPGPPSQPEAGVCSLALPSDRQLDERGREAAEAQRLRSARVQEQVRIRMMLRGQAPARPEELADGTRGGQYSSTLRSSFSSRSQSNGVDPKASLYQPLAKKDFGTLRGSGWSSRSAVDLTPHKRMATISNGGLAKGRAYVAGYAASQAATASPRPSSFHERNFRCRQNLDTLSLRSLRLADGPLPLADDRYSVLSEQLDTPGQRQLYKSQAGGGFGRSFTFERQLSAGTAAKAACDWLDGAEGPPSRTIRAPAMRTLQRFQSNNRSRLSAGSFGTVPAGGGGAFLGLGEHSSRAPSVRSLAESGHHLAEPRAMEMYNGHSTLLGHHAGGFDDIDLPSAVKYLIASDPNLQVLGAAYLQHKCYSDSSAKKQARSLQAMPKLVKLFNSPNQEVQRHATGAMRNLIYDNAENKLALVEENGIYELMRTLREPDDELRKNVTGILWNLSSSDNLKDRLARDTLEQLTDLVLVPLSGLGASGVIQQNPSEAEIFYNSTGFLRNLSSASQQTRQKMRECHGLVDSMIHYVNSSLEVGKSEDKSVENAVCVLRNLSYRLYDEMPPSSLQRLEGHRRNTGGTVTGELVGCFSPQSKKAREHYMNADIVTFTEVSKDPKGMEWLWNPQIVGIYNRLLQRCELNKHTTEAASGALQNITAGDRRWAGVLSRLALEQERILNPVLDRVRTADHHQLRSLTGLIRNLSRHARNKDEMSTKVVSHLIEKLPGSVGDKAPPADVIVNIIAVLNNLVVESPMAARDIVYFDGLRKLFFIKKRRDSSDNEKSSRAAASLLGNMWQYTKLHRDFKMKGYRKEDFLSL; translated from the exons ATGGCCATGGTGGCAGTGGGGATCCCTGGGGACTTTTTGCAGCATCATGAAGGCGGCCGAGACAGTGGCTCCGCTGTGGGGCCTGGCCCCCCCCCCGGACCCCTGGCCGTGCTGAAGATTTTGAGGAGCCCTGGTGAGCCCCGAGATCCCAGCCTCGGCGGGGAGGCGAGCGTGTTCCATGCAAAACCCCGGCGAGGAGACTGGTTGGGCGAGGTGCGGGGCGGGCCCGCGCGCCCCACGCCCGCCGCAGACGCCGGCGCCCACCCGCACCCCGCAGCACCCAGGGGTGCACCTGCCCGCCCGAGGATGCTGCAGGACAACGGCCCTCCGGGGCCACCCAGCCAG CCCGAGGCCGGCGTCTGCTCCCTGGCCTTGCCCTCGGACCGGCAGCTGGAcgagcggggccgggaggcGGCCGAGGCCCAGCGGCTGCGCAGCGCCCGTGTCCAGGAGCAGGTCCGCATCCGCATGATGCTGCGGGGGCaagcgcccgcccgccccgagGAGCTCGCCGACGGCACCAGAG GCGGTCAGTACAGCTCGACCCTGCGCTCCTCCTTCAGCTCCCGCTCCCAGAGCAATGGGGTGGACCCCAAGGCCTCG CTGTACCAGCCGCTGGCCAAGAAGGATTTCGGCACGCTGCGGGGCAGCGGCTGGTCCTCGCGCTCGGCCGTGGATCTCACCCCGCACAAGCGCATGGCCACCATCAGCAACGGGGGCCTGGCCAAGGGCCGCGCCTACGTCGCCGGCTACGCGGCCTCGCAGGCGGCCACCGCCTCGCCGCGGCCCAGCTCCTTCCACGAGCGCAACTTCCGCTGCCGGCAGAACCTGGACACGCTGTCGCTGCGCTCCCTGCGCCTGGCCGACGGGCCCCTCCCGCTCGCCGACGACCGCTACAGCGTCCTGTCGGAGCAGCTGGACACGCCGGGGCAGCGGCAGCTCTACAAGAGCCAGGCTGGCGGCGGCTTCGGCCGCTCCTTCACCTTCGAGCGGCAGCTGAGCGCCGGCACGGCCGCCAAGGCCGCCTGCGACTGGCTGGACGGCGCCGAGGGGCCGCCGAGCCGCACCATCCGTGCGCCCGCCATGCGCACGCTCCAGCGCTTCCAGAGCAACAACCGCTCGCGGCTGAGCGCCGGCTCCTTCGGCACCGTgccggcgggaggcggcggcgccttcctggggctgggggagcacagCTCCCGCGCCCCATCCGTGCGCAGCCTGGCCGAGTCCGGCCACCACCTCGCGGAGCCGCGCGCCATGGAGATGTACAACGGGCACAGCACGCTGCTCGGACACCACGCCGGCGG GTTTGACGACATTGACCTGCCCTCGGCAGTGAAGTACCTGATCGCCAGTGACCCCAACCTGCAGGTGCTGGGCGCTGCATACCTGCAGCACAAGTGCTACAGCGACAGCAGCGCCAAGAAGCAG GCCCGCAGCCTGCAGGCCATGCCCAAGCTGGTGAAGCTGTTCAACAGCCCGAACCAGGAGGTGCAGCGCCACGCCACCGGCGCCATGCGCAACCTCATCTACGACAACGCCGAGAACAAGCTGGCGCTGGTGGAGGAGAACGGCATCTACGAGCTCATGCGCACCCTGCGGGAGCCCGACGATGAGCTCCGCAAGAACGTCACAG GGATCCTGTGGAATCTGTCCTCCAGTGACAACCTGAAGGATCGCCTGGCCCGGGACACACTGGAACAGCTCACAGACCTGGTCCTGGTCCCTCTCTCTGGGCTGGGGGCCTCGGGTGTCATCCAGCAGAACCCCTCAGAGGCAGAAATCTTTTATAACTCCACGGGCTTCCTCAG GAacctgagctctgccagccagCAGACCCGGCAGAAGATGCGTGAGTGCCATGGGCTGGTGGACTCCATGATCCATTATGTGAACAGCTCCCTGGAGGTGGGGAAGTCGGAGGATAAG AGCGTGGAGAACGCTGTCTGTGTCCTGCGCAACCTCTCCTACCGCTTGTACGATGAGATGCCCCCGTCCTCGCTCCAGCGCCTCGAGGGCCACCGGAGGAACACCGGTGGCACGGTGACAGGGGAGCTGGTGGGCTGCTTCAGCCCCCAGAGCAAGAAAGCCCGGGAG CACTACATGAATGCGGACATCGTCACCTTCACGGAGGTCTCCAAGGATCCCAAGGGCATGGAGTGGCTCTGGAACCCTCAGATCGTGGGCATCTACAACCGGCTGCTGCAGCGCTGCGAGCTCAACAAGCACACGACGGAGGCGGCCTCGGGTGCCCTGCAGAACATCACAGCTGGGGACCGCAGG TGGGCGGGTGTGCTGAGCCGGCTGGCGCTGGAGCAGGAGCGCATCCTGAATCCCGTGCTGGACCGTGTCCGCACTGCCGACCACCACCAGCTGCGCTCCCTCACCGGCCTCATCCGCAACCTGTCCCGCCACGCCCGCAACAAGGACGAGATGT CCACCAAGGTGGTCAGCCACCTGATCGAGAAGCTGCCAGGGAGCGTCGGGGACAAGGCCCCGCCTGCCGACGTCATCGTGAACATCATCGCGGTGCTCAACAACCTGGTGGTGGAGAGCCCCATGGCCGCCCGCGACATCGTCTACTTCGACGGCCTCAGGAAGCTCTTCTTCATCAAGAAGCGACGGGACAG ctcgGACAACGAGAAGTCCTCCCGAGCCGCTGCCAGCCTCCTGGGAAACATGTGGCAGTACACCAAGCTCCACCGGGACTTCAAGATG AAGGGGTACCGGAAGGAGGACTTCCTCAGCCTGTGA
- the SIGIRR gene encoding single Ig IL-1-related receptor isoform X2, producing MADLCSVPPEILVPAANETLDLLLGSRVELNCTVRWASTEHCQPIPTWSKDGQWLSSGSSQDTVWSGQNSSEQLLASVLQLNLTHDADFGVFACWISNATATFTLRQAEVVGHVPAVLAALLVLVLLVLLAVLYVQCRLNVLLWYRDRYGELEINDGKLYDAYVSHTTAPDDRKFIHFIVKPQLENRHGYKLFLDEQNILPNSEPSADLIMNVSRCRRLIVVLSVAYLEQEWCNSSFREGLWRLLELSRKPIFIVFESQYREITHPAITLLKQHRSAVTLLVWRAGSMTPSSDFWKELCLALPRKVSFPGSVGDPQTQLQEDKDPMLILHSSYLDNAGDLDPDGDLGTGLRGRVFGSPPPPRLGGRGTPGDPASSGMEDAQLRDGQRSELDVSDLGSRNYGARTDFYCLVTEDDI from the exons ATGGCAG ACCTTTGCAGCGTGCCCCCCGAAATCCTGGTGCCAGCTGCCAACGAGACGCTggacctgctgctggggagccGGGTTGAGCTGAACTGCACCGTGCGCTGGGCGAGCACCGAGCACTGccagcccattcccacctgGAGCAAGGATGGGCAGTGGCTGAGCAGCGGGAGCAGCCAGGACACTGTCTG GTCTGGCCAAAACTCCtcggagcagctcctggccagcgtcctgcagctcaACCTCACCCACGATGCCGATTTCGGGGTGTTTGCCTGCTGGATCAGCAACGCCACGGCCACCTTCACCCTGCGGCAAGCAG AGGTGGTGGGGCACGTGCCAGCGGTGCTGGCAGCCCTCCTGGTCCtggtgctcctggtgctcctggcCGTGCTCTATGTCCAGTGCCGCCTGAATGTGCTCCTCTGGTACCGGGACCGCTACGGAGAGCTGGAGATCAACG ATGGGAAGCTCTACGATGCCTACGTCTCCCACACCACCGCCCCCGATGACCGAAAGTTCATCCACTTCATCGTGAAGCCGCAGCTGGAAAACCGCCACGGCTACAAGCTCTTCCTGGACGAGCAGAACATCTTGCCCAACTCAG AGCCATCAGCTGACCTCATCATGAATGTCAGCCGGTGCCGGCGCCTCATCGTGGTGCTCTCAGTCGCGTACCTGGAGCAGGAGTGGTGCAACAGCAGCTTCAG GGAAGGGctctggaggctgctggagctTTCCAGGAAACCCATCTTCATCGTCTTCGAGAGCCAGTACCGGGAGATCACTCACCCCGCCATCACCCTGCTGAAGCAGCACCGAAGTGCAGTGACCCTGCTGGTGTGGAGAGCTGGCTCCATG ACCCCATCGTCGGATttctggaaggagctgtgcctgGCCCTGCCGCGCAAGGTGTCCTTCCCGGGCAGCGTGGGGGACCCGCAgacccagctgcaggaggacaaGGACCCCATGCTGATCCTGCACAGCAGCTACCTGGACAACGCGGGAGACCTGGACCCGGACGGGGACCTGGGCACAG gcctCCGAGGGCGCGTCTTCgggagccccccgcccccccgccTCGGTGGGCGCGGCACTCCCGGGGATCCGGCATCCAGCGGGATGGAGGACGCGCAGCTGCGGGATGGGCAGCGCTCCGAGCTCGACGTCTCGGATCTGGGATCGCGCAACTACGGTGCCCGCACGGACTTCTACTGCCTGGTGACAGAGGATGACATCTGA